The following coding sequences lie in one Polluticoccus soli genomic window:
- a CDS encoding helix-turn-helix domain-containing protein yields MDIKGKVGQRVRELRHELRLSQEALANKAGVDRTYMTDVENGRRNISVEILEKIILALETSFQDFFTAKEFKK; encoded by the coding sequence ATGGATATCAAGGGTAAAGTAGGACAGCGGGTCAGAGAGTTAAGACACGAATTGCGCTTGTCGCAAGAAGCACTGGCCAATAAGGCTGGCGTCGATAGGACTTATATGACCGATGTCGAGAACGGGCGCAGGAACATATCTGTGGAGATTCTCGAGAAGATTATTCTTGCCCTTGAGACATCCTTTCAAGATTTTTTCACCGCTAAAGAGTTTAAAAAGTAA
- a CDS encoding DUF1772 domain-containing protein produces MQRTCWFLCSHKTNEFMTIIKTLRLLQLVSYTIVASQFIFYLIILSGALRNVSITNFLEQRRAVDGLMQQRWKVVYYSCLALSTVMVAVSARQPGSWVFITSVIAMLCLVVDVVLALKGNEPINRMVNLAALTPKPPKGDFSNWEDLRVQWLRLIEIRGVITVSGLGALLVGLVWG; encoded by the coding sequence TTGCAGCGGACATGCTGGTTTCTTTGCAGCCATAAAACAAATGAATTTATGACGATAATTAAAACCCTCCGCCTGCTGCAGTTGGTCAGCTACACGATAGTGGCCAGCCAGTTTATTTTTTACCTGATCATACTGAGCGGGGCGCTGAGGAATGTGAGCATCACCAACTTCCTGGAGCAGCGCCGCGCGGTAGACGGGCTGATGCAACAGCGCTGGAAGGTGGTTTACTACAGTTGCCTGGCGCTGAGCACGGTCATGGTGGCGGTTTCGGCACGGCAGCCGGGGAGCTGGGTGTTTATTACATCGGTCATAGCCATGCTGTGCCTGGTGGTTGATGTAGTGTTGGCGCTGAAAGGGAATGAGCCGATTAACAGGATGGTGAACTTGGCAGCCTTAACCCCTAAACCCCCTAAAGGGGACTTTTCGAACTGGGAGGATTTACGGGTTCAGTGGCTGCGGTTGATCGAGATACGTGGTGTTATTACTGTGTCGGGGTTGGGGGCGTTGTTGGTGGGGTTGGTGTGGGGGTAG
- a CDS encoding Crp/Fnr family transcriptional regulator: MLDNLYSYITSQVPLTDEAWHDMQSILAPRQLRKKEHFLRQDEVCKYLGFITEGYVRLYYLVDGVEVTKDFNFENWFCGSLASFSLQQPSRFNIVAMEPVTLLQTSRDNFYRTIDKHPALQKLARLHLERMFIYNEQRETTFLLDTPEQRYRDLLSRQPGILQRIPLKYIASYLGIAPETLSRIRAGSMG, encoded by the coding sequence ATGCTCGACAATCTGTACAGCTATATAACCAGCCAGGTGCCCCTGACCGACGAGGCCTGGCACGACATGCAAAGCATACTGGCGCCGCGGCAGCTGCGCAAGAAAGAGCATTTCCTGCGGCAGGATGAAGTGTGCAAATACCTTGGCTTCATTACCGAGGGTTATGTGCGGCTATATTATTTGGTAGATGGCGTGGAGGTGACCAAAGACTTCAACTTCGAGAACTGGTTTTGTGGCTCGCTGGCCAGCTTTAGCCTGCAGCAGCCCTCGCGGTTCAACATAGTGGCTATGGAGCCCGTAACCCTGCTGCAAACCAGCCGCGACAACTTTTACCGCACCATAGACAAACACCCCGCGCTGCAAAAGCTGGCGCGCCTGCACCTCGAGCGCATGTTCATCTACAACGAGCAGCGCGAAACCACCTTCCTGCTCGACACGCCCGAACAGCGCTACCGCGACCTGCTCTCCCGCCAGCCCGGCATACTGCAGCGCATACCCCTCAAGTACATCGCGTCCTATCTCGGCATAGCCCCCGAAACCCTCAGCCGCATCAGGGCAGGGAGTATGGGGTAA
- a CDS encoding FAD-dependent oxidoreductase — protein sequence MARSVTILGAGLVGSLLAIILRKRGYDVTIYERRPDMRSNKIAAGRSINLAMSARGWKALDLAGLRADLESIAIPMYGRYLHQADGSSAFQQYGKNNEAIYSVSRGELNKKLMTLAEREGATIHFEHRCTKVDVHDNRLHFQKLDGTELSVLADLLFGADGAFSALRSSYVGMERVNASQQYLEHGYKELSIPPDAAGKIQMEQHALHIWPRKNFMMIALPNTDGTFTCTLFFPFSGPVSFEKLTTKDEVLAFFKEQFPDAVPMMPTLLDDFFNNPTSSLITTHIFPWHHSDKSALIGDAAHAIVPFYGQGMNAGFEDCTILAGLMDQHGDNWDVILKAYEQKRKPNGDAVAQLALLNFVEMRDKVADPNFLERKKIEKELGKRYPDRFISVYEMVSFSHTPYNTALSCIRAQDQLLQNIMNEGNFFDNIEQQQFCNRLDAWMNDYHHAVQQLDFGNGAN from the coding sequence TCAGTTACCATATTAGGAGCAGGTCTTGTTGGCTCTTTGCTGGCTATCATCTTACGCAAACGCGGTTACGACGTTACTATATATGAGCGTCGACCGGATATGCGTTCTAATAAGATAGCAGCCGGCCGCTCCATCAACTTGGCCATGAGCGCCCGTGGCTGGAAAGCTCTCGACCTCGCCGGCCTACGCGCCGACCTGGAAAGCATCGCTATACCGATGTACGGCCGCTACCTGCACCAGGCCGATGGCAGCTCTGCTTTTCAGCAATATGGTAAGAACAACGAAGCTATCTATTCAGTAAGCCGCGGTGAACTGAACAAAAAACTCATGACCCTGGCTGAGCGCGAAGGCGCAACCATTCACTTCGAGCACCGTTGTACGAAAGTAGATGTACACGACAACCGCCTGCACTTTCAAAAGCTGGATGGTACTGAACTGTCCGTACTAGCCGACTTATTGTTTGGTGCAGATGGAGCTTTCTCTGCATTGCGTAGCAGCTATGTAGGCATGGAGCGCGTAAACGCTTCGCAGCAATACCTGGAGCATGGCTACAAAGAGCTGAGCATACCACCGGACGCGGCAGGCAAGATCCAGATGGAGCAACACGCCCTGCACATCTGGCCGCGCAAGAACTTTATGATGATCGCGCTGCCGAATACGGATGGTACGTTCACCTGCACGCTGTTCTTCCCATTCTCTGGTCCGGTGTCATTTGAGAAACTGACCACGAAAGACGAAGTACTGGCGTTCTTCAAAGAGCAATTCCCCGATGCGGTGCCGATGATGCCGACGCTGCTGGATGATTTCTTTAATAATCCAACGTCTTCACTCATCACCACGCACATCTTCCCATGGCACCATAGCGACAAGAGTGCGCTGATCGGCGACGCGGCCCATGCCATCGTTCCTTTCTATGGACAAGGCATGAACGCAGGCTTTGAAGACTGTACCATCCTTGCCGGACTGATGGACCAGCACGGCGACAACTGGGATGTCATATTAAAAGCATACGAGCAAAAAAGAAAACCGAACGGCGATGCGGTTGCGCAGCTCGCACTCCTTAACTTTGTAGAGATGCGCGACAAGGTAGCCGATCCTAATTTCCTCGAGCGTAAAAAGATCGAAAAGGAATTAGGCAAACGTTACCCCGACCGTTTCATCTCTGTTTACGAGATGGTATCGTTTAGCCATACACCCTATAATACTGCCTTGAGCTGCATACGTGCGCAGGATCAATTGTTGCAGAACATCATGAACGAAGGAAACTTTTTTGACAACATAGAACAACAACAGTTCTGCAACCGCCTCGATGCGTGGATGAACGACTACCATCACGCGGTGCAACAACTGGATTTCGGAAATGGCGCAAACTAA
- a CDS encoding DNA/RNA helicase domain-containing protein, whose translation MGAFYLNSIGGFLKHDDNAIIGKLTKQGANSGFHQQLHSQTDSWDIAVPILKANFKQLISDVDRAKDWTILLEYPIVRRDKRIDIVLIADSIIIVIEFKASKPNYSGGGEHQLLDYCLDLRDFHFESRDKIIVPILLIPNTRARKIDLQFSSDFVQQTLFANDKNLNDLLRQIASISHKRGRINANSWNQSSYAPTPTIIEAARVLFAGHSVENITKSHAGATNLTKTTDAIVSAINKARKNREKLICFITGVPGAGKTLAGLHIAHHSDFQAKDVSLATFLSGNGPLIKVLRSALARDAKTRLAKEDKAVKEKEQERIIAFIENVHRFIDGYFENKKAKPNNQIVIFDEAQRAWNAKQSMRKFKRDFSEPDLMLEIMDRHKDWAVIVALIGGGQEINTGEAGLREWGNKLKTKYKHWRVYVSPQLEAGDHSTGDLTLFETKVKHVDVTRVKDLHLDVSLRSYKAEKLSEWVQQLLNNRPQAAATLFATYLHNYPIAITRDLDAAREWLKERDKGTRRVGLVASSGGRRLRKQGLDVKGEFDAASWFLNDREDVRSSYALEVPATEFGIQGLELDWTGVCWDLDLRRHKDDWDFKLFKGTKWTNVKGVEMQRFITNKYRVLLTRAREGMVIYVPVGDEHDKTAPRKEYDAIYSYMISCGVPEL comes from the coding sequence ATGGGAGCATTTTACTTAAACTCTATCGGTGGTTTCCTTAAGCATGATGATAATGCGATTATTGGCAAACTCACGAAGCAAGGTGCAAATTCTGGTTTTCATCAACAGCTACACAGTCAAACAGACTCTTGGGACATTGCAGTTCCAATTTTGAAAGCAAATTTTAAGCAGTTAATCTCCGATGTCGATCGAGCAAAAGATTGGACTATATTGTTAGAATACCCAATAGTAAGACGAGACAAACGAATAGATATTGTCTTGATTGCGGATTCTATTATCATCGTCATTGAGTTCAAGGCAAGTAAGCCTAATTATTCAGGTGGTGGTGAGCATCAGCTTTTAGATTACTGCCTTGATCTTAGAGATTTTCACTTCGAATCGAGAGACAAAATAATCGTACCGATACTGCTCATTCCAAATACTAGAGCTAGGAAAATTGATTTGCAATTTTCTAGTGATTTCGTTCAGCAAACACTTTTTGCTAATGATAAAAATCTAAATGATTTGTTGCGGCAAATTGCCTCTATTAGCCATAAACGTGGTAGGATTAATGCAAATAGCTGGAATCAAAGCTCATATGCGCCAACTCCTACTATCATCGAAGCTGCGCGAGTATTATTTGCCGGACATTCAGTAGAAAACATAACGAAATCGCATGCTGGAGCTACGAATTTGACTAAGACGACTGACGCAATTGTTAGTGCAATTAACAAAGCTCGAAAAAACCGCGAGAAGCTAATATGTTTTATTACTGGAGTTCCTGGCGCGGGTAAAACTTTGGCAGGCTTGCATATTGCACATCATTCCGACTTTCAAGCAAAGGACGTATCCCTTGCTACGTTTTTATCGGGCAATGGCCCGCTCATAAAGGTACTACGGTCTGCACTTGCGCGAGACGCAAAAACAAGGTTAGCAAAAGAAGACAAAGCTGTTAAAGAAAAGGAGCAGGAGAGAATTATCGCATTTATTGAAAATGTGCACCGCTTTATTGATGGATACTTTGAAAACAAAAAGGCTAAACCGAATAATCAAATTGTAATTTTTGATGAAGCACAAAGAGCATGGAATGCGAAACAGTCTATGCGGAAGTTCAAGCGAGATTTTTCAGAGCCGGACTTGATGCTTGAGATAATGGACAGACATAAAGATTGGGCTGTAATTGTGGCTCTGATTGGTGGAGGGCAAGAAATAAATACAGGTGAAGCGGGTCTGCGCGAATGGGGCAATAAATTAAAAACAAAGTACAAACATTGGCGTGTGTACGTGTCACCGCAATTGGAGGCCGGAGATCATAGTACGGGGGATTTGACTTTATTTGAAACAAAGGTCAAACACGTCGACGTAACACGTGTGAAGGATTTACATTTAGATGTTTCCTTGCGTTCTTATAAAGCAGAGAAATTGTCAGAATGGGTTCAACAACTTCTAAATAACAGACCACAAGCTGCCGCGACCCTGTTTGCAACGTATTTGCATAACTATCCGATAGCTATTACAAGAGATTTAGATGCCGCAAGGGAGTGGTTAAAAGAAAGAGATAAAGGGACGAGACGTGTAGGTTTAGTTGCCAGTTCAGGCGGACGCAGGCTTAGGAAACAAGGTCTTGATGTAAAAGGCGAATTTGATGCGGCCAGTTGGTTTCTGAATGACAGGGAGGATGTGAGGTCATCATATGCATTAGAAGTTCCTGCAACGGAATTTGGAATTCAAGGTCTGGAACTCGATTGGACCGGTGTTTGTTGGGATCTAGACCTCCGTAGGCATAAAGATGACTGGGATTTTAAACTGTTCAAAGGAACAAAGTGGACGAATGTAAAAGGCGTTGAAATGCAGCGATTCATAACGAATAAATATCGTGTGCTCCTTACTCGGGCAAGGGAAGGAATGGTGATATATGTTCCTGTAGGCGATGAACATGATAAGACAGCACCACGAAAGGAATACGACGCGATTTATTCGTATATGATTTCTTGTGGTGTGCCTGAGCTTTAG
- the recJ gene encoding single-stranded-DNA-specific exonuclease RecJ — MAQTKRWTLKPADEAYIKQLSDSLHIHPALCRILAVRGIAGFDSAKSFFRPELSHLHDPFLMKGMETAVTRISEAMEWHERIMIYGDYDVDGTTAVAVVYSFLRKNYKGELSYYIPHRYREGYGVSKAGIDHAHANGYTLLITLDCGIKSVELIQYAQSLGIDVIVCDHHTPDAMLPPAKAILNPKQSDCKYPYKELSGAGIGFKLITALCLKWGKPLEDAYEYLDLVATSIAADIVPIDGENRVLAFYGLKRVNENPSPGIRTLKALAQVNRNLSISDLVFVIGPRVNAAGRMDDARKAVDLFIETDTEKLTALAEALQSDNFDRKEVDKNITEEALAIIQGDTAMAARKSTVLYQSHWHKGVVGIVASRLIDHYYRPTIILTLSNDKVTGSARSVSGFNIYEAVHECRDLLDNYGGHFYAAGMTLHPDRVAAFVDRFEQVVAGKITEAMLIPEIEIDAEISLRDVRPAFHKIIKQFEPFGPANMKPIFLTKRVYDYQGHSRIVKDLHIKFVVHQQSGVVMDGIGFNLADKFDIVQKGPFDILYNIDENEFNGITKLQIRVVDIRPAQ; from the coding sequence ATGGCGCAAACTAAACGCTGGACTTTAAAACCAGCGGACGAAGCATACATAAAGCAACTGTCCGACAGCCTGCATATACACCCTGCACTGTGCCGGATACTTGCTGTGCGCGGCATTGCCGGTTTCGATTCAGCTAAAAGTTTTTTCCGCCCCGAACTTAGCCACCTGCACGACCCCTTCCTGATGAAAGGAATGGAGACCGCGGTAACCCGCATCTCCGAAGCCATGGAGTGGCATGAGCGCATCATGATCTATGGCGACTATGATGTGGATGGCACCACTGCCGTGGCCGTTGTTTACTCTTTCCTCAGAAAGAACTATAAAGGAGAACTCTCCTATTATATACCGCACCGTTACCGCGAAGGTTATGGTGTCAGTAAAGCAGGCATCGACCATGCGCATGCAAATGGTTACACCCTGCTCATTACGCTCGACTGTGGTATCAAATCCGTAGAGCTGATACAGTATGCGCAATCGCTGGGCATTGATGTGATCGTGTGCGACCACCACACGCCTGACGCAATGCTGCCCCCTGCAAAGGCCATACTCAACCCCAAGCAGAGCGACTGTAAATACCCTTATAAAGAACTTTCCGGTGCGGGCATTGGCTTTAAGCTGATAACCGCGCTGTGCTTAAAATGGGGCAAGCCGCTCGAGGACGCTTATGAATACCTCGACCTGGTTGCAACCAGCATAGCTGCCGACATAGTACCGATAGATGGCGAGAACCGCGTGCTGGCCTTTTACGGCCTGAAGCGCGTCAACGAAAACCCGTCTCCCGGCATACGTACACTGAAGGCGTTGGCCCAGGTAAACCGCAACCTCTCCATCTCCGACCTCGTGTTTGTTATCGGTCCGCGGGTGAATGCCGCCGGACGTATGGACGACGCCCGTAAGGCCGTTGACCTGTTCATAGAAACCGATACTGAAAAATTGACCGCCCTTGCCGAAGCACTGCAAAGCGATAACTTCGATCGTAAGGAAGTAGATAAGAACATCACCGAAGAAGCCCTTGCCATCATACAAGGCGATACCGCCATGGCTGCCCGCAAGAGCACCGTGCTCTACCAGAGCCATTGGCACAAAGGCGTAGTAGGCATCGTGGCCAGCAGGCTTATCGATCATTACTACCGTCCCACTATCATACTCACGCTGAGCAATGATAAAGTGACCGGCTCCGCACGTTCGGTGAGTGGCTTCAATATATACGAAGCCGTGCACGAATGCCGCGACCTGCTGGACAACTACGGTGGTCACTTCTATGCTGCGGGTATGACCCTGCACCCCGACCGCGTAGCTGCTTTTGTTGACCGTTTTGAACAAGTTGTAGCCGGCAAGATCACAGAGGCCATGCTGATACCGGAAATAGAGATAGACGCCGAGATCAGCCTGCGCGATGTGCGCCCGGCGTTCCATAAGATCATCAAGCAGTTTGAGCCTTTTGGTCCGGCCAATATGAAGCCTATCTTCCTCACCAAGCGCGTGTACGACTACCAGGGCCACAGCCGCATAGTGAAAGACCTGCACATCAAATTCGTAGTGCATCAGCAAAGCGGAGTAGTGATGGACGGCATCGGCTTCAACCTTGCCGATAAATTCGACATCGTTCAAAAAGGCCCGTTCGATATCCTCTACAACATCGACGAGAACGAATTCAACGGCATCACCAAGCTACAGATAAGGGTAGTGGATATAAGACCCGCGCAGTAA